One genomic window of Inquilinus sp. KBS0705 includes the following:
- the rsgA gene encoding ribosome small subunit-dependent GTPase A — protein MQGLVTKSTGSWYQVKAGNQVIDCRIKGKFRTKGITTTNPLAVGDVVDYEMEPEQGTGVITNLHQRKNYIIRKSINLSKQAQIIAANLDLALLVVTLASPRTSLGFIDRFLVTAEAYDIPACLIFNKLDLFSEEGLEILADYQSIYQNIGYACYSVSALEGTNIDEVQTLLKDKVTLFSGHSGVGKSSLINRLLPNLDLRTHMISDWSDKGMHTTTFAEMFELPQGGYIIDTPGIRELGVIDIEKQELSHFFPEMRELMNQCRFNNCRHINEPGCAVLEAIEAGDIAFSRYDSYLSIYNGNDTRA, from the coding sequence ATGCAGGGTTTAGTAACAAAATCGACCGGAAGCTGGTACCAGGTAAAAGCCGGCAACCAGGTTATTGATTGCCGTATAAAAGGGAAATTTCGTACCAAGGGGATCACCACAACCAACCCATTGGCTGTTGGAGACGTGGTAGATTATGAAATGGAGCCCGAGCAAGGTACAGGCGTAATAACCAACCTGCACCAGCGTAAAAACTATATTATACGCAAGTCTATTAACCTGTCTAAACAAGCACAGATCATAGCAGCTAATCTCGACCTTGCCTTACTGGTGGTAACACTGGCTTCGCCACGCACCTCTTTAGGCTTTATCGACCGCTTTTTGGTTACTGCAGAGGCATACGATATACCGGCGTGCTTAATATTCAACAAACTTGATCTGTTTAGCGAGGAAGGATTAGAGATATTGGCCGACTATCAGTCAATCTACCAAAACATAGGGTATGCGTGTTACTCGGTGTCGGCATTAGAGGGGACGAATATTGATGAGGTGCAAACCCTGCTAAAAGATAAGGTGACCTTATTTTCGGGCCACTCGGGTGTAGGTAAATCAAGCCTAATTAACCGTTTATTGCCCAACCTGGACCTGCGCACACACATGATATCTGACTGGAGCGACAAGGGGATGCACACTACCACCTTTGCCGAAATGTTTGAATTGCCACAGGGCGGCTATATTATTGATACCCCAGGCATACGCGAGTTAGGGGTAATTGATATTGAAAAGCAGGAATTAAGTCACTTTTTCCCCGAGATGCGCGAACTGATGAACCAGTGCCGCTTTAACAACTGCCGGCACATTAACGAGCCGGGCTGCGCGGTGTTAGAGGCCATAGAAGCGGGCGACATCGCTTTTTCGCGTTACGATAGCTACCTGAGCATTTATAACGGAAACGATACAAGGGCTTAG
- a CDS encoding D-tyrosyl-tRNA(Tyr) deacylase, which yields MRAILQRVTEASCKVEGNITGQIGIGFLVLLGIEDADTEEDLQWLAQKIAGMRVFGDENGLMNKALADVGGEILLISQFTLFAQTKKGNRPSFIKAARPDKAIPLYEKMITTLDALTGKKTATGIFGADMKISLVNDGPVTIIMDTKDRENH from the coding sequence ATGCGTGCAATTTTACAAAGAGTTACAGAAGCATCGTGCAAAGTCGAAGGCAACATTACCGGACAAATTGGTATAGGTTTTTTAGTGCTTTTAGGTATTGAAGATGCCGATACCGAAGAAGACCTGCAATGGCTGGCGCAAAAAATAGCAGGCATGCGGGTTTTTGGCGATGAAAACGGATTGATGAACAAAGCACTGGCTGATGTTGGCGGCGAGATTTTATTGATTTCTCAATTCACGCTTTTTGCGCAAACGAAAAAAGGCAACCGCCCGTCGTTTATAAAGGCGGCAAGGCCCGATAAGGCTATTCCGCTTTACGAAAAAATGATAACCACGCTTGATGCCCTAACAGGCAAAAAAACAGCCACCGGCATTTTTGGGGCTGATATGAAAATTAGCCTTGTGAATGATGGTCCGGTAACAATAATTATGGACACGAAAGACCGCGAGAACCATTAA
- a CDS encoding nucleotide pyrophosphohydrolase: MEIKEAQHLVDNWIKTTGIRYFNELTNTAILMEEVGEVARIMARQYGEQSYKKSDTEVNLADEMADVLFVLICLANQTGIDLTDALEKNMQKKSIRDADRHKNNEKLNP, translated from the coding sequence ATGGAAATTAAGGAAGCGCAGCATCTAGTTGATAACTGGATAAAAACAACCGGCATCCGTTATTTTAACGAACTTACTAACACTGCCATTTTAATGGAGGAAGTTGGTGAGGTTGCAAGGATAATGGCCCGGCAATATGGCGAGCAATCGTACAAAAAATCAGATACCGAGGTTAACCTGGCAGATGAAATGGCCGATGTGCTTTTTGTGTTGATTTGCCTTGCCAACCAAACAGGAATAGACCTGACTGACGCGCTTGAAAAAAATATGCAAAAGAAAAGTATACGCGACGCAGACAGGCACAAGAATAATGAGAAGTTAAACCCATAA
- a CDS encoding DUF4349 domain-containing protein, which yields MKKLFFVAVAILGLVACSSKYDKENVEIAHSALPIAKADNETELNIPPPTSKNKGYSANLKEVRIKTGSNDAVNPDLLDNVSETDKKIIKEGDISFETGDVAETRKQILATLKKLGGYIENDSESTNGEENRKDYTLNIRILAQSFDAFLSNVSATATKIDSKNIRISDVTTQFIDVKTRLSNKKLLEARYLDLLKKATKMSDVLEIESKLTEIRSDIESTQGQLNYMSKQVDYSTLSITFYTKQAAQVAAGNGFVYKLKQALAGGWLFIQNLFFGIVSLWPLWLAIFIVVLLLRRWGKSNAYKE from the coding sequence ATGAAAAAGCTATTTTTTGTTGCTGTTGCTATATTAGGACTGGTGGCATGCTCGAGCAAGTATGATAAAGAAAATGTTGAAATAGCACACTCCGCATTACCGATTGCTAAGGCAGATAATGAAACGGAATTAAATATCCCACCGCCTACATCAAAAAACAAGGGATATTCAGCTAACCTTAAAGAGGTGCGTATTAAGACGGGGTCAAATGACGCCGTTAATCCTGACTTGCTCGACAATGTCTCAGAAACAGATAAGAAGATAATTAAGGAAGGTGATATTAGCTTTGAAACTGGTGATGTTGCCGAAACCCGTAAGCAAATATTGGCCACGCTTAAAAAGTTGGGCGGATATATAGAAAACGATAGCGAATCAACAAATGGTGAGGAAAACCGTAAAGACTATACCCTAAACATAAGGATACTAGCACAAAGCTTCGATGCGTTTTTGAGCAATGTATCGGCAACTGCCACAAAGATAGATAGCAAGAATATCCGTATAAGCGATGTAACCACACAATTCATTGATGTTAAAACCCGGCTTAGTAATAAAAAGTTACTAGAAGCGCGTTACCTTGATCTGCTGAAGAAAGCAACCAAAATGTCTGATGTGCTGGAGATTGAAAGCAAGCTTACTGAAATTCGCAGTGATATAGAATCAACTCAAGGTCAGCTCAATTATATGAGCAAACAGGTGGACTATAGCACCTTGTCTATCACCTTTTATACCAAACAAGCGGCCCAGGTTGCAGCAGGTAACGGTTTTGTTTATAAGCTTAAACAAGCACTGGCCGGTGGTTGGTTGTTTATACAGAACCTTTTCTTCGGTATTGTATCGTTATGGCCGCTTTGGTTGGCTATCTTCATCGTTGTTCTGCTGTTGCGCCGCTGGGGCAAAAGCAATGCATACAAAGAATAG
- a CDS encoding 2-phosphosulfolactate phosphatase — protein sequence MTKSLDVCLTPALIPLYNVENYIVVVIDIFRATSSICYGIENGAEAIIPVSEVEECAAYREKGLNYLLAAERNGEVVEGFDFGNSPFSYTKEKVSGKTVVLTTTNGTHALHLLRSAKRIVIGSFLNLTALCNWLKTQNENILLVCAGWKNNFNLEDALFAGAVIEQLKGHGFVMDDPAIAANDLFQLGKHDIAQYLSKTSHGERLKKLGIEKDIAFCLQVDLTTAIPVLEGEKLVKLQQ from the coding sequence ATGACAAAAAGCTTAGACGTTTGCCTTACCCCCGCACTTATACCGCTTTATAATGTAGAAAACTATATTGTGGTGGTTATCGATATTTTTCGGGCCACATCATCTATCTGCTATGGTATCGAAAATGGGGCAGAAGCCATCATTCCGGTATCAGAGGTGGAAGAATGCGCAGCCTACCGCGAAAAAGGCTTAAACTATTTACTGGCTGCCGAGCGCAATGGCGAGGTGGTAGAAGGTTTTGATTTCGGCAACTCGCCATTCTCGTACACTAAAGAAAAAGTGTCGGGCAAAACGGTAGTACTCACTACAACAAACGGTACCCATGCGCTGCATTTATTGCGCAGTGCCAAAAGGATAGTAATTGGTTCTTTTTTAAACCTGACCGCACTTTGCAACTGGCTAAAAACCCAGAACGAAAACATCTTGCTGGTATGCGCCGGATGGAAGAATAACTTTAACCTGGAAGACGCCCTATTTGCCGGAGCCGTTATCGAACAACTTAAAGGCCACGGCTTTGTGATGGACGACCCGGCCATCGCCGCAAACGACCTGTTCCAGTTGGGCAAGCACGATATAGCTCAATACCTCAGCAAAACATCGCATGGCGAACGTCTTAAAAAGTTAGGTATCGAAAAGGATATTGCCTTTTGTTTACAAGTTGACCTTACAACAGCTATACCCGTTTTAGAAGGCGAGAAGTTGGTGAAGCTACAGCAATAG
- the gcvT gene encoding glycine cleavage system aminomethyltransferase GcvT: MKNTALTDVHAKLGAKMVPFAGYSMPVQYTGINAEHETVRKAVGVFDVSHMGEFILKGEKALDLIQRVTSNDAAKLYDGKVQYSCLPNQDGGIVDDLLVYRMDEKTYMLVVNASNIEKDWNWISKYNTEGVDMKDISDRTSLLAIQGPKAAEALQSLTDIDLASMEYYTFKKGTFAGIDNVVVSATGYTGAGGFEIYFENANAEKIWDAIFKAGEPFGIKPIGLGARDTLRLEMGFCLYGNDIDDNTSPLEAGLGWVTKFTKAFTNSEALQQQKQTGVTQKLVGFEMIDRGIPRHDYTIVDADGNNIGRVTSGTQSPSLQKAIGMGYVKNEFAKEGSEIFISIRDNKVKAKVVKPPFYK, translated from the coding sequence ATGAAAAACACTGCTTTAACAGACGTACATGCCAAATTAGGCGCTAAAATGGTTCCCTTTGCAGGCTATAGCATGCCCGTACAATATACAGGCATTAATGCCGAGCATGAAACTGTACGCAAAGCGGTTGGTGTATTTGATGTAAGCCACATGGGCGAGTTTATTTTAAAGGGCGAAAAAGCGCTTGATCTGATACAACGCGTTACTAGCAACGATGCTGCTAAATTATATGACGGCAAAGTACAGTACTCGTGCCTGCCTAACCAGGATGGTGGTATTGTTGATGACCTGCTGGTTTACCGCATGGATGAGAAAACCTATATGCTGGTAGTAAATGCATCTAACATAGAAAAGGACTGGAACTGGATAAGCAAATACAACACCGAAGGTGTGGATATGAAAGATATATCTGACCGCACATCTTTATTAGCCATACAGGGCCCAAAAGCCGCCGAAGCATTGCAGAGCCTTACCGACATTGACCTGGCATCAATGGAGTACTACACCTTTAAAAAGGGCACTTTTGCAGGCATTGATAATGTTGTGGTATCGGCAACAGGCTATACAGGGGCAGGTGGTTTCGAGATATATTTTGAAAACGCTAATGCCGAAAAAATTTGGGATGCCATATTTAAAGCAGGCGAGCCATTTGGCATTAAGCCAATAGGCTTGGGCGCTCGTGATACCTTACGTTTAGAAATGGGCTTTTGCCTCTACGGCAACGATATTGACGATAATACATCGCCCTTAGAAGCAGGGCTGGGCTGGGTAACTAAGTTTACCAAAGCGTTTACCAACTCCGAGGCCTTACAACAGCAAAAACAAACCGGCGTAACCCAAAAGCTGGTCGGCTTTGAAATGATAGACAGGGGCATCCCACGCCACGACTATACTATAGTTGATGCCGACGGCAATAACATTGGCCGGGTAACATCGGGCACACAATCACCATCGCTGCAAAAAGCTATTGGCATGGGCTATGTAAAAAATGAATTTGCTAAAGAAGGCAGCGAAATTTTTATCAGCATTCGCGATAATAAAGTAAAAGCAAAGGTGGTAAAACCGCCATTTTATAAATAA
- a CDS encoding glycosyltransferase family 4 protein — MRILILTHRVPFPQNGGYPIVVGNTIKGLIGLGHQVSLISLNVKKQSYKEREPDELLSKIAYTEYDIDTRVSMIEVFSNLFTQNSYNIDKYYNSGFEKLLLNDLKENKYDVIQLEGIFVAPYLSAIRRVSKAKVIFRAHNIEHQVWQKLAQQMKDPFKKWYLRLLARRIKNYEIELLNKFDGIVVFTRQDKNSMLSFGTKIPVSVLPIGVDLNQYKPDHIKTEFPSLFFLGSLDWLPNREGIEWFIESFHKDLTDGDLKVRFYVAGNNIPEEFDDYEVPGKVFIRGEVDDALEFVNSKSIMIVPLLSGGGMRVKIVEGMAMQKCIISTPLGAEGINYSNGRDIIIANNTDDFHAAITKCITDEHYCREIGTNARRLIEDQHDVNKVTADLITFYQSIS, encoded by the coding sequence TTGAGGATCTTAATACTAACACACCGTGTCCCGTTTCCGCAGAATGGTGGCTACCCTATTGTGGTGGGCAATACCATTAAAGGCCTTATCGGCCTTGGTCACCAGGTGTCGTTAATATCCCTTAATGTTAAAAAGCAATCCTACAAAGAGCGCGAACCTGATGAATTATTAAGTAAAATAGCTTATACCGAATATGATATAGATACCCGAGTGTCTATGATAGAGGTGTTCAGCAACCTGTTTACCCAAAACTCATACAACATTGATAAGTACTACAATTCGGGCTTTGAAAAACTACTGCTGAACGACCTGAAAGAGAACAAATATGATGTCATTCAACTCGAAGGAATTTTTGTAGCGCCTTATTTATCCGCTATCCGCAGAGTATCGAAAGCCAAAGTGATTTTTAGGGCGCATAATATAGAGCACCAGGTTTGGCAAAAACTGGCGCAGCAAATGAAAGACCCGTTTAAAAAGTGGTACCTGCGTTTGCTTGCCCGCCGCATTAAAAATTATGAGATTGAGTTACTTAATAAGTTTGATGGAATTGTTGTTTTCACCAGGCAGGATAAAAACTCAATGCTGTCATTCGGCACCAAAATACCCGTTAGCGTTTTGCCCATTGGTGTCGACCTGAATCAGTACAAACCCGATCATATCAAAACAGAATTCCCGAGTCTCTTTTTCCTGGGGTCGCTTGACTGGCTGCCTAATCGCGAGGGTATTGAATGGTTTATTGAAAGTTTTCATAAAGACCTTACCGACGGCGACCTTAAGGTGAGGTTTTATGTGGCCGGCAATAACATACCCGAAGAGTTTGACGATTACGAGGTGCCGGGCAAGGTATTTATACGTGGCGAGGTAGACGATGCGCTGGAATTTGTGAATAGTAAATCTATCATGATCGTCCCGCTATTATCGGGCGGGGGTATGCGGGTAAAAATAGTAGAGGGTATGGCTATGCAAAAATGTATTATCTCCACTCCATTGGGTGCCGAGGGCATTAATTACAGCAATGGCAGGGATATCATCATTGCTAATAATACTGATGACTTTCATGCTGCTATAACAAAATGTATAACCGACGAACATTATTGCCGCGAAATTGGAACAAACGCCCGCCGCTTAATAGAGGATCAGCACGATGTTAATAAGGTAACTGCCGATCTTATTACTTTTTATCAATCAATTAGCTGA
- a CDS encoding ribonuclease HII, giving the protein MLLARYQYEFIEAGCDEAGRGCLAGPVFAAAVILPHDFDHHLLNDSKQLPEEVRYELRIEIEQKAIAHAVAWCDNDEIDEINILNASFLAMHRAIEKLNQRPEFLIIDGNRFKKYGSTPHQCIIQGDGKYFSIAAASILAKTYRDDYMKQIAAEHPEYNWHSNKGYPTIDHRKTVIKKGFTPYHRKTFRVTEPLPIVL; this is encoded by the coding sequence ATGTTATTAGCCCGGTATCAGTACGAATTTATTGAAGCAGGATGCGATGAGGCCGGCCGGGGCTGCCTTGCAGGGCCGGTATTTGCCGCGGCTGTAATTTTACCCCATGATTTTGACCATCACCTGCTAAACGATTCGAAACAGTTGCCCGAGGAAGTACGATACGAATTACGTATAGAGATAGAGCAAAAAGCGATAGCCCATGCTGTAGCCTGGTGCGATAATGACGAGATAGACGAGATCAATATTCTTAATGCCTCATTTTTAGCCATGCACCGCGCTATAGAAAAGCTTAACCAACGACCGGAGTTTTTAATAATAGACGGCAACCGCTTTAAAAAATATGGCAGCACGCCCCACCAGTGTATTATACAGGGCGATGGCAAATATTTTAGCATAGCGGCGGCATCTATATTGGCAAAAACCTACCGCGATGATTACATGAAGCAAATTGCAGCCGAGCACCCCGAATATAACTGGCATTCTAACAAGGGCTATCCCACTATAGACCATCGCAAAACGGTGATAAAAAAGGGATTTACGCCATATCATCGTAAAACCTTCCGTGTAACCGAGCCTTTACCAATTGTGCTTTAA
- a CDS encoding DUF4920 domain-containing protein, whose translation MRRMVTLLLILCGLYSYAQRHTPLPHGMVFGNKPNNIGPVPSSKIEDFMGKKIRVSTAIIGKITKVTKEQGGWFEMDAGRGRTISAHFKNYNIHLPVAIEGRTVIIEGVADRKLTADDLQHFAGDTVTHTKQHRQKVDPKRRIIFEVRGLMVDI comes from the coding sequence ATGCGGCGAATGGTAACCTTATTATTGATTCTTTGCGGACTTTATAGCTACGCACAAAGGCATACTCCACTGCCACACGGAATGGTGTTTGGCAATAAACCCAACAACATAGGACCGGTCCCTTCTTCAAAAATTGAGGACTTTATGGGCAAGAAGATAAGGGTAAGCACAGCAATAATTGGTAAAATAACCAAAGTAACAAAAGAGCAAGGTGGATGGTTTGAAATGGATGCCGGCCGCGGGCGCACGATATCGGCACATTTTAAAAATTACAACATTCATTTGCCTGTAGCTATTGAAGGCCGAACGGTTATAATTGAAGGCGTTGCCGACCGAAAACTCACCGCTGATGACTTGCAGCACTTTGCAGGTGATACAGTAACACATACTAAACAACACCGCCAAAAAGTTGACCCAAAACGCCGTATAATATTTGAAGTGCGGGGCTTAATGGTAGATATATAA
- the carB gene encoding carbamoyl-phosphate synthase large subunit, whose protein sequence is MPKDTSIKSVLIIGSGPIIIGQACEFDYAGSQAALSLKDEGISVSIINSNPATIMTDKVIADHVYLLPLTCASIEQILQEQHIDAVLPTMGGQTALNLCIEADEQGIWKKYGVKIVGVDIAAIEKTENREAFRQLMVDIGVGVATSKIANSFLEGKEAAQIIGFPLVIRPSYTLGGKGAGFVHKKEDFDAALSRGLQASPTHEVLVEQAVLGWKEYELELLRDNNDNVIIICSIENFDPMGIHTGDSITVAPAMTLSDRCYQEMRNQAIKMMRAIGNFAGGCNVQFSVNPANEEIIAIEINPRVSRSSALASKATGYPIAKIAAKLAIGYNLDEIENQITKTTSAYFEPTLDYVIVKIPRWNFDKFKGANRELGLTMKSVGEVMGIGRSFIEALQKACQSLEIGRAGLGADGRQSRNLEEIMHSLEHPSWDRLFHIYDAMSLGVPMESIRKATKIDRWFLNQIQDVVNMETELRRYSLNNIPEDFFFTLKQRGFSDTQIAYILGNVTEEDVYKRRKALNINRVYKMVDTCAAEFAAKTPYYYSTYEGENESIVSDKKKIIVLGSGPNRIGQGIEFDYSCVHGLLAAKEAGYEAIMVNCNPETVSTDFNMADKLYFEPVFWEHVREIIDLEKPEGVIVQLGGQTALKMAQKLHENGIKIIGTSFDNMDIAEDRGRFSDLLKDLGIPYPKYGVAESAEEALEVAHEVGYPVLVRPSYVLGGQGMSIVINDEDLEKAVVNLLKNLPGNRVLIDHFLDRAAETESDSIHDGDDVHIIGMMEHIEPAGIHSGDSFAVLPPFDLSDSVISQMEEYTEKIARALNVRGLLNIQFAVKNDTVYVIEANPRASRTVPFIAKAYDVPYINIAAKVMLGANKLKDFTIERKLKGYAIKEPVFSFDKFPEVNKELGPEMKSTGEAIRFIPDLEDPYFRHLYKEKSMYLSK, encoded by the coding sequence ATGCCCAAAGACACCTCCATTAAATCCGTATTGATCATTGGTTCAGGCCCTATTATTATAGGCCAGGCGTGCGAATTTGATTACGCCGGTTCGCAAGCCGCACTATCGTTAAAAGACGAAGGGATATCTGTTTCTATCATTAACAGTAACCCGGCCACCATCATGACGGATAAAGTTATTGCCGATCATGTTTATTTGCTGCCTTTAACCTGCGCGTCGATAGAGCAGATACTGCAAGAACAACACATTGATGCCGTGCTGCCTACCATGGGTGGCCAAACAGCGCTTAACCTTTGTATTGAGGCCGACGAGCAAGGAATATGGAAAAAGTATGGTGTTAAAATAGTAGGTGTTGATATTGCCGCAATAGAGAAAACCGAAAACCGGGAAGCCTTCCGCCAGCTAATGGTTGATATAGGTGTGGGTGTGGCAACATCAAAAATTGCCAACTCGTTTTTAGAAGGTAAAGAAGCCGCGCAAATCATAGGTTTCCCGCTGGTGATACGGCCAAGCTATACCTTGGGTGGTAAAGGCGCTGGTTTTGTACATAAAAAAGAAGATTTTGACGCTGCGCTAAGCCGCGGGTTGCAAGCATCGCCAACCCACGAGGTCTTGGTAGAGCAGGCCGTTTTAGGCTGGAAAGAGTACGAGCTGGAGCTTTTACGCGATAATAACGATAACGTTATCATCATTTGCTCGATAGAGAACTTTGACCCGATGGGCATACACACAGGCGACTCGATAACCGTGGCACCAGCCATGACATTGAGCGACCGCTGCTACCAGGAAATGCGCAACCAGGCTATAAAAATGATGCGTGCCATTGGTAACTTCGCGGGCGGCTGTAACGTACAGTTTTCTGTTAACCCGGCAAACGAAGAGATCATCGCTATCGAGATAAACCCACGGGTATCGCGCTCATCAGCCTTAGCATCAAAAGCAACCGGTTATCCAATTGCTAAAATAGCAGCCAAGCTGGCCATTGGTTATAACCTCGACGAGATAGAAAATCAGATCACAAAAACCACATCGGCTTATTTTGAGCCAACGTTAGATTATGTGATCGTTAAAATACCGCGCTGGAACTTTGATAAGTTTAAAGGCGCTAACCGCGAACTTGGCTTAACCATGAAATCGGTAGGTGAGGTAATGGGCATAGGCCGTAGCTTTATTGAGGCTTTACAGAAAGCCTGCCAAAGCTTAGAAATAGGCCGCGCTGGCCTTGGTGCCGACGGCCGCCAAAGCCGCAACCTGGAAGAGATAATGCACAGCCTGGAGCACCCAAGCTGGGACAGGCTGTTCCATATTTATGATGCCATGAGCCTTGGTGTACCTATGGAATCTATCCGTAAGGCAACCAAGATAGACCGCTGGTTTTTAAACCAGATACAGGATGTGGTGAACATGGAGACCGAACTGCGCCGCTACTCGCTGAATAATATTCCCGAAGATTTTTTCTTCACCCTTAAACAACGCGGATTTTCTGATACTCAGATAGCTTATATACTGGGTAACGTAACCGAAGAAGATGTTTACAAACGCCGCAAGGCCTTAAACATTAACAGGGTTTATAAAATGGTAGATACCTGCGCTGCAGAGTTTGCTGCCAAAACGCCATACTACTACTCAACCTACGAGGGCGAGAACGAATCTATTGTATCTGATAAAAAGAAGATAATTGTATTAGGCTCGGGCCCTAACCGCATAGGCCAGGGTATTGAGTTTGATTATAGCTGTGTACACGGTCTGCTTGCCGCTAAAGAAGCCGGTTACGAAGCCATAATGGTAAACTGTAACCCGGAAACGGTATCAACCGACTTTAATATGGCCGATAAGCTATACTTTGAACCCGTATTTTGGGAGCATGTACGTGAAATTATCGACCTGGAAAAACCCGAGGGCGTAATTGTACAACTGGGTGGCCAAACGGCATTAAAAATGGCGCAGAAGCTGCACGAGAACGGCATCAAGATCATCGGTACATCGTTTGATAACATGGATATTGCCGAAGACCGCGGCCGCTTTAGCGACCTGCTAAAAGACCTGGGCATCCCTTACCCTAAATATGGTGTTGCCGAAAGTGCCGAAGAGGCATTAGAGGTTGCCCACGAAGTAGGGTACCCGGTATTGGTGCGCCCAAGTTACGTACTTGGCGGCCAGGGAATGAGCATTGTGATAAACGACGAGGACCTGGAGAAAGCGGTGGTCAACTTGTTGAAAAATTTACCCGGTAATCGTGTACTTATTGACCACTTCCTGGATCGCGCTGCCGAAACGGAATCAGATTCGATCCACGATGGCGACGACGTACACATCATCGGTATGATGGAACACATTGAGCCGGCAGGTATCCACTCAGGCGATTCATTCGCGGTGTTGCCACCGTTTGACTTGAGCGATAGCGTGATAAGCCAGATGGAAGAATACACCGAAAAAATTGCACGCGCCTTAAACGTAAGGGGCTTGTTGAATATACAGTTCGCGGTTAAAAACGACACCGTGTATGTGATAGAGGCTAACCCGCGCGCATCGCGTACGGTGCCGTTTATAGCTAAGGCATACGATGTGCCTTACATCAACATAGCTGCCAAAGTAATGCTTGGCGCCAACAAATTAAAAGACTTTACCATCGAGCGTAAGCTTAAAGGTTATGCTATAAAAGAGCCCGTTTTCTCTTTCGATAAATTCCCGGAAGTGAACAAAGAGCTCGGCCCCGAAATGAAATCGACAGGTGAAGCCATCAGGTTTATACCTGATCTGGAAGACCCTTATTTCAGGCATTTGTATAAAGAAAAATCGATGTATTTGAGCAAGTAA
- a CDS encoding TonB family protein codes for MRLFFILFFLFCSSLSFAQLQNVKFFKYADYPVASADSADYISIISLPDSGSVLYNVAEYYKSGKPKLIGKSKRFDYVQLQGTCVSFFENGHRSAIANYNNGEQEGDCYEYFPNGKTYMHKEYTEKPKTSLLNNSFDYTIREAYDSLGVVTVENGNGILTLYNALRTEATEQGPVINSQRDGDWSGTISDRGIVFKETYDHGVLLTGTATSHGETITYTKTRTVAPQFPNGENAFGRFLAKNIHYPSQDREQHIQGRVILTFFVEKDGTITGIKVIRSVSPGLDSESIKILSMSPKWVPGKEFGFPARVQYSIPVNYALAEE; via the coding sequence ATGAGACTGTTTTTTATCCTCTTCTTTTTATTCTGCTCGAGTTTGAGTTTCGCTCAGTTGCAAAACGTTAAGTTTTTTAAATACGCAGACTACCCGGTCGCTTCTGCAGATAGTGCAGATTATATTTCCATTATATCCTTGCCCGACTCCGGCTCCGTACTTTATAATGTAGCTGAGTACTATAAGAGTGGCAAACCAAAACTTATCGGAAAATCTAAAAGATTTGACTATGTCCAACTTCAGGGCACTTGTGTATCGTTTTTTGAGAATGGGCACCGCAGCGCTATTGCAAATTACAATAACGGCGAACAAGAGGGCGATTGTTATGAATACTTCCCCAATGGGAAGACTTATATGCACAAAGAATACACGGAAAAGCCAAAGACAAGCCTGTTAAACAATTCGTTTGATTATACAATACGCGAAGCGTACGATAGCCTTGGGGTGGTAACCGTCGAAAATGGTAATGGAATACTAACTTTATACAATGCTTTGCGAACAGAAGCCACCGAACAAGGCCCGGTAATAAACAGCCAAAGAGATGGCGATTGGAGCGGTACTATAAGTGACCGGGGAATTGTTTTCAAGGAAACGTATGATCATGGAGTTTTGTTAACTGGTACAGCCACATCTCATGGCGAGACCATTACCTATACCAAAACAAGAACTGTTGCTCCTCAGTTTCCTAACGGAGAAAATGCTTTTGGCCGATTTTTAGCTAAAAATATTCATTATCCATCACAAGATAGGGAGCAACATATACAAGGAAGGGTGATATTGACCTTCTTTGTTGAAAAAGATGGCACTATTACTGGTATAAAAGTTATTCGATCAGTAAGTCCGGGATTAGATAGCGAGTCTATAAAGATCCTTTCGATGTCTCCGAAATGGGTTCCCGGAAAAGAGTTTGGCTTTCCGGCGAGGGTTCAGTACAGCATTCCGGTCAATTACGCTTTGGCAGAAGAGTAG